From one Luteolibacter sp. SL250 genomic stretch:
- a CDS encoding ABC transporter ATP-binding protein: MLSRILRHTLRFPIRSAVSLVMAVTCTALLLALPGATMYFIDTIIPQKRQDLILPTAGIVVGAIFARQLLFTLRTWFNNVLELKLTHIIRVELYDKLQRLPVKWFDSNSSGEIMSRVSDDVPATNRVIIEGIDQAVAAALQFLIVIGYMLFHSWQLTLVTLIPLPFIGIITSWWARRAEPKWRESSEASSALNALLHDNLSGIRQIKAYTVEPEALMNFDEASRKVGEKQMNVMRGQSVVWPSVSFIAESGIVLMLAFGTLWTIQGKISSGVVMSFLVAWGFLFDPISRINALSQTFTRGIVSAKRIFAILDTPDETHLTDGLRPEVMKGHVLFEDVSFNYSDEAPAVSNLTLEARPGETIALVGATGAGKSTALNLLTRFYEPTSGRILIDGNPLSGLSKEWLRDNTGYVTQDNFLFNTTLRENLLLAKKDATDEELWKALELANAAEFVQRSPQGLDTIAGERGSRFSGGEKQRLSIARALLKNPPLLLLDEATSALDNRTERLVQQALENLRSDRTCFVIAHRLSTVQKAHRICVLDRGRLIEQGTHEELIAANGSYARLCEATLSVTDKTSHD, translated from the coding sequence ATGCTTTCCCGCATCCTCCGCCACACCTTGCGCTTCCCCATCCGGAGCGCCGTATCGCTGGTGATGGCGGTCACATGCACCGCCCTGCTGCTCGCGCTGCCGGGGGCGACCATGTATTTCATCGACACCATCATCCCGCAGAAGCGGCAGGACCTCATCCTGCCCACCGCCGGCATCGTGGTGGGAGCCATTTTCGCCCGCCAGCTCCTCTTCACCCTCCGCACCTGGTTCAACAACGTGCTGGAGCTGAAGCTCACCCACATCATCCGGGTGGAGCTTTATGACAAGCTCCAGCGCCTGCCGGTGAAGTGGTTCGACTCCAACTCCTCCGGGGAGATCATGTCGCGCGTCTCCGACGACGTGCCCGCGACCAACCGCGTCATCATCGAGGGCATCGACCAGGCGGTCGCCGCCGCGCTGCAGTTCCTCATCGTCATCGGCTACATGCTGTTCCACTCCTGGCAGCTCACGCTGGTCACCCTCATCCCCCTGCCTTTCATCGGCATCATCACCTCCTGGTGGGCGAGGCGCGCGGAGCCGAAATGGAGGGAATCCTCCGAAGCATCCTCCGCGCTCAATGCCCTGTTGCATGACAACCTCTCCGGCATCCGGCAGATCAAGGCCTACACCGTCGAGCCGGAGGCCCTCATGAACTTCGACGAGGCTTCACGGAAGGTTGGGGAAAAGCAGATGAACGTGATGCGCGGCCAGTCCGTCGTGTGGCCGTCCGTCTCCTTCATCGCGGAGTCCGGCATCGTCCTCATGCTCGCCTTCGGCACGCTTTGGACCATCCAGGGAAAGATCAGCTCCGGCGTGGTCATGAGCTTCCTGGTCGCATGGGGGTTCCTGTTTGATCCCATCTCCCGCATCAACGCGCTCTCCCAGACCTTCACCCGCGGCATCGTTTCCGCAAAGCGGATCTTCGCCATTCTGGACACCCCGGATGAAACCCACCTCACCGACGGCCTGCGCCCCGAAGTGATGAAAGGCCATGTCCTTTTCGAAGATGTTTCCTTCAACTACTCCGATGAGGCACCCGCCGTCAGCAACCTCACCCTGGAGGCACGACCCGGAGAAACCATCGCGCTCGTGGGGGCAACCGGCGCGGGCAAGTCCACCGCGCTCAACCTCCTCACCCGTTTCTACGAACCCACCTCCGGCCGCATCCTCATCGACGGCAACCCGCTCTCCGGGCTGTCAAAGGAATGGCTGCGCGACAACACCGGCTACGTGACGCAGGACAACTTCCTCTTCAACACCACCCTGCGCGAGAACCTCCTGCTGGCGAAGAAAGACGCCACCGATGAGGAACTGTGGAAGGCGCTGGAACTGGCGAACGCCGCGGAGTTCGTCCAGCGTTCCCCGCAGGGTCTGGACACCATCGCCGGGGAGCGGGGCAGCCGCTTCTCAGGGGGCGAAAAGCAACGTCTCTCCATCGCCCGCGCCCTGCTGAAGAACCCGCCGCTGCTGCTGCTGGATGAGGCCACATCCGCCCTCGACAACCGCACGGAGCGACTCGTCCAGCAGGCCCTCGAAAATTTACGCAGTGATCGTACCTGCTTTGTCATTGCCCATCGGCTTTCCACCGTCCAGAAGGCTCACCGCATCTGCGTCCTCGACCGCGGCCGCCTCATCGAACAAGGCACGCACGAAGAACTGATCGCGGCCAACGGATCCTATGCGCGGCTTTGCGAAGCAACGCTCTCCGTCACAGACAAAACTTCCCACGACTGA
- a CDS encoding sulfite exporter TauE/SafE family protein — protein MLSDPRVYALALLAALCIGLSKSGFSGISMISVVLLADIYGPKASVGLALPLLIVADLMAYPAFRKFGSWGPVWKLLAPALIGLGLGWWLLGAIDDKLARKVIGGCVLSMVALQVFRRLRPALFDRIGESRAFGAGAGVLGGFATMLANAAGPVIQLYLLGRRIPKMELIGIGARFFLLINILKVPMNARLALITPDSLLENAKLLPGVVVGIFGGRWLIRHVPQAAFEWMIVGFATLAALRLLLW, from the coding sequence ATGTTGTCGGATCCCCGTGTCTATGCGTTGGCGTTGTTGGCCGCTCTTTGCATCGGTCTGTCGAAGTCAGGGTTCAGCGGCATCTCGATGATTTCCGTGGTGCTGCTGGCAGACATCTACGGGCCGAAGGCGTCCGTGGGGCTGGCGCTGCCGTTGCTCATCGTGGCGGACCTGATGGCGTATCCCGCGTTCAGGAAGTTCGGCTCCTGGGGGCCGGTGTGGAAGTTGCTCGCGCCCGCATTGATCGGGCTGGGGTTGGGGTGGTGGCTGCTGGGCGCGATCGACGACAAGCTGGCGCGCAAGGTCATCGGTGGTTGTGTTCTGTCGATGGTGGCGCTGCAGGTTTTCCGGAGACTGAGGCCGGCGCTGTTCGACCGCATCGGTGAGTCACGGGCGTTCGGCGCGGGAGCGGGTGTGCTGGGTGGATTTGCGACCATGCTGGCGAACGCTGCGGGGCCGGTGATCCAGCTCTACCTGCTGGGGCGGAGGATCCCGAAGATGGAACTCATCGGCATCGGCGCGCGTTTCTTTCTGCTGATCAACATTCTGAAAGTGCCGATGAACGCGCGGCTGGCGCTCATCACTCCGGACAGCCTGCTGGAGAACGCGAAGCTGCTGCCCGGCGTGGTGGTGGGCATCTTCGGCGGTCGGTGGCTCATCCGGCACGTGCCGCAGGCGGCGTTCGAGTGGATGATCGTGGGTTTCGCCACGCTCGCCGCACTGCGCCTGCTTCTCTGGTAG
- a CDS encoding site-2 protease family protein: protein MIHFSIFGIPVAVQPFFWVTMALLGGALRPDTMTPEGLLELALFMLAGFISIMVHELGHALTIKHYRLPTSITLQAFGGYATYPSGRLSRPQNFLVTAGGPAAQLVLGLIAHILLHYLPFNQGIFMFLDSLRWVSVAWAILNLFPVLPLDGGQLVNAVLGPARIRITLWITIITAVGVALLALALHPRQIFLAIFFGMFAFQAGQALRETRWR from the coding sequence ATGATCCATTTCTCCATTTTCGGCATCCCCGTCGCAGTCCAGCCCTTCTTCTGGGTGACCATGGCCCTGCTGGGCGGCGCACTGAGACCGGATACCATGACACCCGAGGGACTGCTGGAGCTGGCCCTCTTCATGCTCGCCGGGTTCATCTCCATCATGGTGCATGAGCTGGGCCACGCCCTGACCATCAAACACTACAGGCTGCCGACCTCCATCACTCTCCAGGCCTTCGGCGGCTACGCCACTTATCCCTCCGGCCGCCTGTCCCGCCCGCAGAACTTCCTCGTCACCGCCGGTGGTCCCGCCGCCCAGCTCGTGCTGGGACTCATCGCCCACATCCTCCTCCACTACCTGCCATTCAACCAAGGGATCTTCATGTTCCTCGACTCACTGAGATGGGTCAGCGTGGCGTGGGCGATCCTCAACCTTTTTCCCGTCCTGCCTCTGGACGGCGGCCAGTTGGTCAATGCCGTGCTGGGACCGGCACGTATCCGCATCACCCTCTGGATCACCATCATCACCGCCGTTGGCGTCGCGCTGCTCGCACTCGCCCTCCACCCGCGGCAGATCTTCCTGGCGATCTTCTTCGGCATGTTCGCCTTCCAGGCCGGACAGGCACTCCGCGAGACACGCTGGCGCTGA
- a CDS encoding L,D-transpeptidase family protein, which translates to MRRVLTKIPGLLCLPAAFTMFSCAPSNEPPRPLPKAERVMYQWYDDGGPGEVTVTINLSEQKAFVRRAGREVGWTYVATGKEGHGTPGGTYRITEKIVDKYSNRYGWIEDEFGNVVNGDAKPSTRKGPGEKYVPAPMPYWMRLTSYGIGMHGGLIPQPGEPASHGCIRLPHEFVPILFDNVRVGTPVRIVY; encoded by the coding sequence ATGCGCCGAGTTCTCACCAAGATCCCAGGGCTTCTCTGCCTTCCAGCCGCTTTCACGATGTTCTCATGCGCGCCGTCCAATGAGCCGCCGAGGCCGCTGCCGAAGGCGGAGCGTGTCATGTACCAGTGGTATGATGACGGCGGCCCCGGTGAGGTGACGGTGACCATCAACCTTTCCGAGCAGAAGGCGTTCGTGCGCCGCGCGGGTCGTGAGGTGGGCTGGACCTATGTGGCGACCGGCAAGGAGGGACATGGAACTCCGGGCGGCACCTACCGGATCACGGAAAAGATCGTGGACAAATACTCGAACCGCTACGGCTGGATCGAGGATGAGTTCGGCAACGTGGTAAACGGCGACGCGAAACCGAGCACCCGCAAGGGGCCGGGTGAAAAGTATGTGCCAGCGCCGATGCCCTACTGGATGCGTCTCACTTCCTACGGCATCGGCATGCATGGCGGGCTGATTCCGCAGCCGGGTGAACCTGCGTCCCACGGCTGCATCCGCCTGCCGCATGAGTTCGTGCCGATCCTGTTCGACAACGTGCGGGTGGGCACTCCCGTGCGGATCGTTTATTGA
- a CDS encoding FAD-dependent oxidoreductase: MKTNRRHFLGKTLAAFGSPAMLTTAAAAAAVPAGDGKTFTIPAENAPLTGDADVIVCGAGPAGVTAAIMAARAGAKVRLFEWRGCLGGVWTAGLLGYFLDFAKPGFAKELRTKLEQRGAYTGSSASAFSYDPEALKLLLEELCVEAGVTFQYHTRVAAAFRDGRKLTTIITDSKAGRQAWTAPVFIDCTGDGDLGALAGCTFSLGDPSYGDTATCPCQPMSLNALLIVRDPEKLRGFVRFGKPLEGENSNGDKKNAIRKEIQKFGHYPSYGSPTLWHVKENLLFAMFNHEYGVKPFDPAAVTRATVNARAEMNKMIDGLRGLGGGWEGLQIVATAEQIGVRDGRRIAGRYTVSTDDIIAGARHDDAVTRATFGVDIHATTGEHNEKKASSHATGIKVKAYDIPLRALIAKDVDGLLMAGRCISGDFVSHSSYRVTGNAVGMGESAGVAAALAAKSGKPPHEVAWQEVKEKIDALRG; this comes from the coding sequence ATGAAAACGAACCGCCGCCATTTCCTTGGCAAGACCCTCGCCGCCTTCGGATCTCCAGCCATGCTCACGACCGCCGCAGCCGCCGCAGCGGTGCCTGCGGGTGATGGGAAGACGTTCACCATCCCGGCGGAAAATGCGCCGCTGACCGGAGATGCGGATGTCATCGTCTGCGGGGCGGGACCTGCGGGTGTGACGGCTGCCATCATGGCGGCGCGGGCGGGGGCGAAGGTGCGGCTTTTCGAATGGCGGGGCTGCCTGGGCGGAGTGTGGACGGCGGGTCTGCTGGGGTATTTCCTTGATTTCGCGAAGCCGGGATTCGCAAAGGAACTGCGGACGAAACTGGAGCAGCGCGGGGCCTACACCGGCAGCAGCGCCAGCGCGTTCAGCTATGACCCGGAGGCGCTGAAGCTGCTGCTGGAGGAGCTCTGCGTGGAGGCGGGTGTCACTTTCCAATACCACACACGGGTGGCCGCCGCCTTCCGCGACGGGCGGAAACTGACCACCATCATCACGGACTCGAAGGCCGGGCGGCAGGCTTGGACCGCGCCCGTCTTCATCGACTGCACCGGTGACGGTGACTTGGGTGCGCTGGCGGGCTGCACCTTTTCCCTGGGGGATCCTTCCTATGGCGACACTGCGACCTGCCCGTGCCAGCCGATGTCGCTCAACGCGCTGCTCATCGTCCGGGACCCGGAGAAGCTGCGCGGGTTCGTCCGCTTCGGCAAGCCCCTGGAGGGGGAGAACAGCAACGGCGACAAGAAGAACGCCATCCGCAAGGAGATCCAGAAATTCGGCCACTACCCATCCTACGGCTCACCCACGCTCTGGCATGTGAAGGAGAATCTCTTGTTCGCCATGTTCAACCATGAGTATGGGGTGAAGCCCTTCGACCCGGCGGCGGTCACGCGCGCGACGGTGAACGCGCGGGCGGAGATGAACAAGATGATCGACGGGCTGCGCGGACTGGGAGGTGGCTGGGAGGGTCTCCAGATTGTCGCCACGGCGGAACAGATCGGCGTGCGGGACGGCCGCCGCATCGCCGGACGCTACACGGTTTCCACGGACGACATCATCGCCGGTGCCCGTCATGATGACGCGGTGACGCGCGCGACCTTCGGCGTGGACATCCACGCCACCACCGGGGAGCACAACGAGAAGAAGGCGTCCAGCCATGCCACGGGCATCAAGGTGAAGGCGTATGACATCCCCCTGCGCGCGCTGATCGCAAAGGATGTGGACGGGCTGCTGATGGCGGGCCGCTGCATCAGCGGGGACTTCGTGTCCCACTCCAGCTACCGTGTTACTGGAAATGCAGTAGGCATGGGCGAGTCGGCGGGTGTCGCCGCTGCCCTGGCCGCCAAGTCCGGGAAGCCGCCGCATGAAGTCGCGTGGCAGGAGGTGAAGGAGAAGATCGACGCGCTGAGGGGGTGA